From Macrobrachium nipponense isolate FS-2020 chromosome 6, ASM1510439v2, whole genome shotgun sequence, a single genomic window includes:
- the LOC135216851 gene encoding uncharacterized protein LOC135216851 has translation MKPLSLEGLRRLVRGGRDKQQQQQTDTHHFRRSNSFKKASLRRSTRRHEKITLPNGLVVKTSALQRKASVSSDERKDDGYSTDGGEAGGYSTSSTGLPRRVITYDEWRVAVSDEDSLKHADESLPSTLSTNKLSSLDSGVRHSLDSKKKFSIESTKRLSLDRRKTLGVDVGRQLSCYGSPPQVQDLRRDHDVSNFRRSASAESPIPPLRIKSLLSSPRVAPKHREPPTTPVRSLHNTPSRTRACQPVSAPPTPGKTHVHRVAGPLTPTHQLRASWHEREARRCAVHVPPSSPKITVETKPQGSPKPQSRWSAMFSGSFFSRSPSRKNQQQLQAQQQEEQRQQEQLEQLKQQQQFMYQNQPVCGGSPALVRQRSVHSCESPSLIRHSTGYNGHSSGPVSLGGYGVARAQGGPRPRNDTSNGGSKSIGLPPGYGSPSAIPRHLTNEPPLMVRQLAHDFGPLNRQISQESVLLTRQISHESGPLSRQVSHDTGPVGHHLTHDSRTLNCPVSIDSGPISRQSSREYSIYSRQVSHDAGLINRQPSQDSSMINRQASHEVGHFSRQYSSDSVANHYYQEPGTLPRQIMHNATAPGSPAQIQRHRSVTTTGVHSPIFRPRPMSSPPTTHSPKALQVLGEAASVVNSSQFYPGRLGSSTGFISGLPSTVATGRFPSSDRTSSRPNSQERPVPSIPPVLTHRPRTPVSMIRHAVHPGRPLSLAMSSTPPRPDLISPASITSEASSRGRKRRGPGLLVGRASWLARAASARKSARQARRAKKAAQQLQRQQRVEGDELDERAPGRVGQALTPEACQGTLNSQSLAQQLNSMVFVPPQRRRSSGSAAVRITQTLLRRFEVPEIRTAHAHLLMPLNQPVGSHMVDGRSQKAAQFVRSMLEEEDPEGGTNENVRDTASEPGGAKFSVKPYKKPKSEPSTARLSTKIKKNPDVLLKALGILVKLGKSQDKEQQHGDIVDERIITQLLLQDLSPVRNKQESRNGSAESLVESLVSSRGSSGATKPRRIRRKKSQKRHPTVPAYPSWKRTPRLRSPRGNIDSLGQSVVYG, from the coding sequence ATGAAGCCACTGAGTCTGGAAGGTCTCCGGCGTTTGGTTCGGGGTGGCCGGgacaaacaacagcaacaacagacaGATACTCACCACTTTCGCCGTTCGAATTCCTTCAAGAAAGCCTCCCTCAGGCGTTCAACTCGTCGTCATGAGAAAATCACTCTTCCCAATGGATTAGTCGTGAAAACTTCTGCCCTTCAGCGTAAGGCTTCAGTATCTAGTGATGAGAGAAAAGATGATGGCTATTCTACTGATGGTGGAGAAGCAGGTGGTTATAGCACTTCTTCAACTGGTCTGCCACGTCGAGTCATTACTTATGATGAGTGGAGGGTAGCTGTCAGTGATGAAGATTCTCTGAAACATGCTGATGAATCGCTACCGTCCACATTATCCACAAATAAACTTTCATCTTTAGACTCTGGTGTTAGACATTCCCTTGACTCCAAGAAGAAGTTTAGTATTGAATCAACAAAGCGATTAAGCTTAGACCGTCGTAAAACCTTAGGCGTTGACGTAGGACGTCAGCTTAGTTGCTATGGCTCCCCACCTCAGGTTCAAGATCTCAGGCGAGATCATGATGTTTCTAACTTTCGACGCAGTGCTTCAGCTGAATCTCCAATTCCTCCTTTACGTATCAAAAGTCTTCTTAGTTCTCCTCGTGTTGCTCCTAAACATAGGGAACCTCCGACTACTCCAGTGCGATCTCTGCACAACACTCCTAGTAGAACACGAGCTTGTCAACCAGTTTCTGCTCCTCCAACCCCGGGGAAAACTCATGTTCATCGCGTAGCAGGACCCCTGACCCCAACTCACCAACTTAGAGCATCATGGCATGAAAGGGAAGCCCGTCGCTGTGCTGTCCATGTACCACCATCTTCGCCAAAGATTACAGTTGAAACTAAACCTCAGGGAAGCCCTAAACCTCAGAGTAGATGGTCAGCTATGTTTTCTGGTAGTTTTTTCTCACGATCACCCAGCAGGAAGAATCAGCAACAGCTTCAAGCGCAACAACAAGAAGAACAACGTCAACAAGAACAGTTGGAACAGTTAAAACAGCAGCAACAGTTCATGTATCAGAATCAGCCTGTGTGTGGTGGTTCCCCAGCTCTTGTTAGACAAAGGTCAGTTCATTCTTGTGAATCTCCATCTTTAATTCGGCATTCAACTGGTTATAATGGTCATTCAAGTGGGCCTGTCAGCCTTGGAGGATATGGAGTGGCTAGAGCACAAGGAGGTCCACGTCCAAGGAATGATACAAGTAATGGTGGCTCTAAAAGTATAGGCCTACCTCCTGGTTATGGAAGTCCTTCAGCTATACCAAGACATTTAACAAATGAACCTCCACTCATGGTTCGACAATTGGCCCATGATTTTGGACCACTTAATCGTCAGATTTCCCAAGAATCTGTGCTGCTAACTCGGCAGATATCCCATGAATCAGGTCCTCTAAGTCGCCAGGTGTCACATGACACTGGTCCAGTAGGCCATCATCTTACTCATGATTCTCGAACATTGAATTGTCCTGTGAGTATTGACTCTGGCCCTATTAGTCGTCAGTCTTCTCGAGAGTACAGTATTTATAGCCGTCAGGTATCACATGATGCAGGACTAATAAATCGTCAGCCTTCTCAGGATTCAAGCATGATAAATCGTCAGGCTTCTCATGAAGTTGGTCACTTCAGTAGGCAGTATTCCAGTGACTCTGTTgctaatcattattatcaagagCCGGGAACTTTGCCTCGTCAGATAATGCATAATGCCACAGCACCTGGCTCCCCTGCACAAATACAAAGACATAGGTCTGTTACTACAACAGGAGTTCATTCTCCTATATTTAGGCCTCGTCCAATGTCTTCCCCTCCCACAACACACTCCCCTAAAGCACTTCAGGTCCTTGGTGAGGCTGCAAGTGTTGTTAATTCTTCCCAATTTTATCCTGGACGACTTGGAAGTAGCACTGGTTTTATCAGTGGTTTGCCTTCAACTGTTGCCACAGGGAGATTTCCTTCCTCTGATCGAACATCTTCACGTCCTAATTCCCAAGAACGCCCTGTTCCATCCATTCCACCCGTCCTAACTCACCGCCCCAGGACACCTGTGTCCATGATTCGCCACGCCGTCCATCCTGGTCGCCCTCTTTCTTTGGCTATGTCTTCTACACCTCCAAGACCCGACTTGATAAGTCCTGCTAGCATCACTAGTGAAGCATCAAGCCGTGGAAGAAAGCGGCGAGGGCCAGGTCTTCTTGTTGGTAGAGCTAGCTGGCTTGCAAGAGCTGCATCTGCTAGAAAGTCAGCCAGACAAGCTCGTCGTGCCAAAAAAGCAGCGCAGCAGTTACAACGTCAGCAGCGAGTAGAAGGTGATGAATTAGATGAGAGGGCTCCTGGTCGTGTTGGTCAGGCGTTAACTCCAGAAGCTTGTCAAGGAACTCTGAATAGTCAGTCATTAGCTCAACAGTTAAATTCTATGGTGTTTGTCCCTCCTCAACGACGACGTTCTTCAGGGTCAGCTGCTGTTAGAATTACACAAACTTTGCTTCGTCGTTTTGAGGTACCTGAAATTCGTACAGCACATGCTCACTTACTAATGCCCTTGAATCAGCCTGTGGGGTCCCATATGGTAGATGGGCGAAGTCAGAAAGCAGCTCAGTTTGTGCGATCTATGTTAGAAGAAGAAGACCCAGAAGGTGGCACTAATGAAAATGTGAGAGACACTGCCAGTGAGCCAGGTGGGGCCAAGTTTAGTGTCAAACCTTACAAGAAACCAAAGTCAGAACCGAGTACAGCCCGCTTGAGTACGAAAATCAAGAAAAAtccagatgttctgttgaaagctcTTGGTATTTTGGTCAAACTTGGGAAGTCTCAAGATAAAGAGCAACAACACGGAGATATTGTCGATGAAAGAATTATAACACAGCTCCTCCTTCAAGATTTGTCTCCAGTTAGAAATAAGCAAGAATCAAGGAACGGTAGCGCCGAATCCTTGGTCGAGTCTTTAGTCAGCAGTCGTGGAAGTAGTGGAGCTACCAAGCCCCGTCGCATTCGAAGGAAAAAGTCACAAAAGCGCCACCCTACAGTTCCTGCTTATCCATCTTGGAAACGAACACCTCGACTGCGTTCTCCTCGTGGAAACATAG